In the Paralichthys olivaceus isolate ysfri-2021 chromosome 17, ASM2471397v2, whole genome shotgun sequence genome, one interval contains:
- the LOC109647452 gene encoding transmembrane protein 200C-like isoform X1 — translation MIATGGLLRINARRQDSLRNKTHKPHTHKKKSKKRRRSEVVVVKGKLKLCSLSGLVAALGVLVLLGGVVMATLGYWPRDGLLFRAQPQEGAAMASVSSISSTPAPIQGGERGEDLQRGEGDDGGGGAEDTLNQTETANGTSHHLRRSFVDDFLDRYLYSDRLKVFGPLIMGIGIFLFICANAVLHENRDKKTKVINLRDIYSTVIDLHSLRRPHSSSSARRSSTNPLNGLINYVQSKSLESKPSSYPASLMSRREGGGGGGGGALSRQQLLGSSGGGDGVSDGGGDSVFSIYQNIPPPDSSSHILPLPTSFSPLPPTLQRGGLSFFTLPLRRPPPATPRRRHSARARTGAGEDECPPPPLSYSTTPSPLQEAPLAASCSSSSLHRGVPGGSQALLLSFSSLTPSHLSLSSLSNLLSPSSLSMKDPPCRRQSLPTGSVTIGYSKLTHGEIASFESTEMTSLRHQTSQKSEEMTSQRKYSNREKLRMISQLMRHDDQSGADSLTDMTTLQS, via the exons ATGATCGCGACTGGCGGCCTCCTGCGAATCAACGCCCGGCGTCAGGACTcactgagaaacaaaacacacaaaccacacacacacaagaagaagagcaagaagaggag AAGGagtgaggtggtggtggtgaagggGAAGTTGAAGCTGTGCTCGCTGTCGGGTCTCGTGGCGGCGCTTGGTGTTCTGGTCCTGCTAGGGGGTGTGGTCATGGCGACTCTGGGCTATTGGCCCCGAGATGGACTGTTGTTTAGAGCTCAGCCACAGGAGGGCGCTGCCATGGCCTCAGTGTCATCCATCAGCTCCACACCTGCACCTATTCAG gggggagagaggggggaggatctccagagaggagagggagacgatggagggggaggagctgAAGACACTTTGAACCAGACAGAAACCGCCAATGGGACGAGCCATCACCTTCGGCGAAGCTTTGTGGATGATTTTCTGGACAG gtatCTGTACTCTGATAGGCTGAAGGTCTTCGGTCCTCTCATCATGGGCATTGGtatttttctcttcatctgtgCGAACGCTGTCCTTCACGAGAACCGGGACAAGAAGACAAAGGTCATCAACCTTCGTGACATTTACTCGACCGTCATCGACCTCCACAGCCTCCGCCgaccccactcctcctcctccgcccgCCGTTCCTCCACCAACCCCCTCAATGGTCTCATTAACTACGTCCAATCAAAGAGCCTGGAGAGTAAACCCAGTTCTTATCCTGCGTCCCTGATGAGCAGgagggagggtggtggtggaggaggagggggggcattATCAAGGCAACAGTTGCTTGGCAGCAGCGGAGGAGGGGACGGGGTCAGTGATGGGGGAGGAGACTCTGTGTTCAGTATCTACCAGAATATTCCTCCCCCTGACTCCTCCTCCCACATATTGCCCCTTCCCACCAGCTTCAGCCCGCTGCCCCCGACCCTGCAGAGGGGGGGGCTAAGCTTCTTCACCTTACCTTTACGCCGCCCACCCCCCGCCACCCCCCGCCGGAGGCACTCAGCCCGGGCCAGGACAGGGGCAGGTGAGGATGAATGTCCACCACCCCCACTAAGCTACTCCAccaccccctcacccctccAGGAGGCGCCGTTAGCAGcttcctgcagttcctccaGCCTCCACAGGGGGGTGCCAGGAGGCTCCCAggccctcctcctctccttctcctcccttaCCCCCTCCCACCTGTCTCTTTCCTCCCTGTCTaacctcctctccccctcctccctctcgaTGAAAGACCCCCCTTGCAGGAGGCAGAGCCTGCCGACCGGCAGCGTCACCATTGGTTACAGTAAACTGACACACGGCGAGATTGCGTCCTTTGAGTCGACAGAGATGACATCATTACGCCATCAGACCTCACAGAAGTCagaggaaatgacatcacagaggaagtactcaaacagGGAGAAGCTGAGGATGATCTCTCAGCTGATGAGGCATGACGACCAATCAGGagctgactcactgactgataTGACAACTCTGCAGTCGTGA
- the LOC109647452 gene encoding transmembrane protein 200C-like isoform X2 — protein MIATGGLLRINARRQDSLRNKTHKPHTHKKKSKKRRSEVVVVKGKLKLCSLSGLVAALGVLVLLGGVVMATLGYWPRDGLLFRAQPQEGAAMASVSSISSTPAPIQGGERGEDLQRGEGDDGGGGAEDTLNQTETANGTSHHLRRSFVDDFLDRYLYSDRLKVFGPLIMGIGIFLFICANAVLHENRDKKTKVINLRDIYSTVIDLHSLRRPHSSSSARRSSTNPLNGLINYVQSKSLESKPSSYPASLMSRREGGGGGGGGALSRQQLLGSSGGGDGVSDGGGDSVFSIYQNIPPPDSSSHILPLPTSFSPLPPTLQRGGLSFFTLPLRRPPPATPRRRHSARARTGAGEDECPPPPLSYSTTPSPLQEAPLAASCSSSSLHRGVPGGSQALLLSFSSLTPSHLSLSSLSNLLSPSSLSMKDPPCRRQSLPTGSVTIGYSKLTHGEIASFESTEMTSLRHQTSQKSEEMTSQRKYSNREKLRMISQLMRHDDQSGADSLTDMTTLQS, from the exons ATGATCGCGACTGGCGGCCTCCTGCGAATCAACGCCCGGCGTCAGGACTcactgagaaacaaaacacacaaaccacacacacacaagaagaagagcaagaagaggag GagtgaggtggtggtggtgaagggGAAGTTGAAGCTGTGCTCGCTGTCGGGTCTCGTGGCGGCGCTTGGTGTTCTGGTCCTGCTAGGGGGTGTGGTCATGGCGACTCTGGGCTATTGGCCCCGAGATGGACTGTTGTTTAGAGCTCAGCCACAGGAGGGCGCTGCCATGGCCTCAGTGTCATCCATCAGCTCCACACCTGCACCTATTCAG gggggagagaggggggaggatctccagagaggagagggagacgatggagggggaggagctgAAGACACTTTGAACCAGACAGAAACCGCCAATGGGACGAGCCATCACCTTCGGCGAAGCTTTGTGGATGATTTTCTGGACAG gtatCTGTACTCTGATAGGCTGAAGGTCTTCGGTCCTCTCATCATGGGCATTGGtatttttctcttcatctgtgCGAACGCTGTCCTTCACGAGAACCGGGACAAGAAGACAAAGGTCATCAACCTTCGTGACATTTACTCGACCGTCATCGACCTCCACAGCCTCCGCCgaccccactcctcctcctccgcccgCCGTTCCTCCACCAACCCCCTCAATGGTCTCATTAACTACGTCCAATCAAAGAGCCTGGAGAGTAAACCCAGTTCTTATCCTGCGTCCCTGATGAGCAGgagggagggtggtggtggaggaggagggggggcattATCAAGGCAACAGTTGCTTGGCAGCAGCGGAGGAGGGGACGGGGTCAGTGATGGGGGAGGAGACTCTGTGTTCAGTATCTACCAGAATATTCCTCCCCCTGACTCCTCCTCCCACATATTGCCCCTTCCCACCAGCTTCAGCCCGCTGCCCCCGACCCTGCAGAGGGGGGGGCTAAGCTTCTTCACCTTACCTTTACGCCGCCCACCCCCCGCCACCCCCCGCCGGAGGCACTCAGCCCGGGCCAGGACAGGGGCAGGTGAGGATGAATGTCCACCACCCCCACTAAGCTACTCCAccaccccctcacccctccAGGAGGCGCCGTTAGCAGcttcctgcagttcctccaGCCTCCACAGGGGGGTGCCAGGAGGCTCCCAggccctcctcctctccttctcctcccttaCCCCCTCCCACCTGTCTCTTTCCTCCCTGTCTaacctcctctccccctcctccctctcgaTGAAAGACCCCCCTTGCAGGAGGCAGAGCCTGCCGACCGGCAGCGTCACCATTGGTTACAGTAAACTGACACACGGCGAGATTGCGTCCTTTGAGTCGACAGAGATGACATCATTACGCCATCAGACCTCACAGAAGTCagaggaaatgacatcacagaggaagtactcaaacagGGAGAAGCTGAGGATGATCTCTCAGCTGATGAGGCATGACGACCAATCAGGagctgactcactgactgataTGACAACTCTGCAGTCGTGA
- the LOC109647908 gene encoding lethal(3)malignant brain tumor-like protein 1 isoform X1: MRSELSVLPGGGAVSGGSSTREEPQKKKMKNKVSSTQAAESGLQAALHQSVFLSAMSPQPGRDLSLCWEQHRKLLPGVARVHAESVQHWSVQQVSDFVQSLPGCEKQAKQFRDEQIDGRAFLLLTQRDIVRIMSIKLGPALKIYNSILMFKHITSQSHTEDMSQSHTEDMSQSHTEDMSQSHTEDMSQSHTEDMSQSHTEDMSQSHTEDTLR; the protein is encoded by the exons ATGCGCAGTGAGCTGTCAGTGCTTCCGGGTGGTGGAGCGGTCAGCGGTGGATCCTCGACACG AGAagaaccacagaagaagaagatgaagaataAAGTTAGCAGTACTCAAG cagcagagtccgGTCTGCAGGCGGCGCTACACcagtctgtcttcctgtctgccATGTCGCCGCAGCCTGGCCGCGACCTGTCTCTCTGCTGGGAGCAACACCGCAAACTGCTGCCAGGAGTCGCCAGAGTCCACGCCGAGTCTGTCCAACACTGGAGCGTCCAACAG gTGTCAGATTTCGTTCAGTCCCTCCCCGGTTGTGAAAAACAGGCGAAACAGTTCAGAGATGAG CAAATTGATGGGCGGGCCTTCCTCCTGCTCACTCAACGTGACATTGTGAGGATCATGTCAATCAAACTTGGTCCCGCGCTCAAGATTTACAACTCAATCCTCATGTTCAAACACATCACAAGCCaatcacacactgaggacatgTCCCaatcacacactgaggacatgaGCCaatcacacactgaggacatgaGCCaatcacacactgaggacatgaGCCaatcacacactgaggacatgaGCCaatcacacactgaggacatgaGCCaatcacacactgaggacacccTCAGGTAA
- the LOC109647908 gene encoding lethal(3)malignant brain tumor-like protein 1 isoform X2 — MRSELSVLPGGGAVSGGSSTREEPQKKKMKNKVSSTQAESGLQAALHQSVFLSAMSPQPGRDLSLCWEQHRKLLPGVARVHAESVQHWSVQQVSDFVQSLPGCEKQAKQFRDEQIDGRAFLLLTQRDIVRIMSIKLGPALKIYNSILMFKHITSQSHTEDMSQSHTEDMSQSHTEDMSQSHTEDMSQSHTEDMSQSHTEDMSQSHTEDTLR, encoded by the exons ATGCGCAGTGAGCTGTCAGTGCTTCCGGGTGGTGGAGCGGTCAGCGGTGGATCCTCGACACG AGAagaaccacagaagaagaagatgaagaataAAGTTAGCAGTACTCAAG cagagtccgGTCTGCAGGCGGCGCTACACcagtctgtcttcctgtctgccATGTCGCCGCAGCCTGGCCGCGACCTGTCTCTCTGCTGGGAGCAACACCGCAAACTGCTGCCAGGAGTCGCCAGAGTCCACGCCGAGTCTGTCCAACACTGGAGCGTCCAACAG gTGTCAGATTTCGTTCAGTCCCTCCCCGGTTGTGAAAAACAGGCGAAACAGTTCAGAGATGAG CAAATTGATGGGCGGGCCTTCCTCCTGCTCACTCAACGTGACATTGTGAGGATCATGTCAATCAAACTTGGTCCCGCGCTCAAGATTTACAACTCAATCCTCATGTTCAAACACATCACAAGCCaatcacacactgaggacatgTCCCaatcacacactgaggacatgaGCCaatcacacactgaggacatgaGCCaatcacacactgaggacatgaGCCaatcacacactgaggacatgaGCCaatcacacactgaggacatgaGCCaatcacacactgaggacacccTCAGGTAA
- the LOC109647908 gene encoding lethal(3)malignant brain tumor-like protein 4 isoform X3: MSPQPGRDLSLCWEQHRKLLPGVARVHAESVQHWSVQQVSDFVQSLPGCEKQAKQFRDEQIDGRAFLLLTQRDIVRIMSIKLGPALKIYNSILMFKHITSQSHTEDMSQSHTEDMSQSHTEDMSQSHTEDMSQSHTEDMSQSHTEDMSQSHTEDTLR; encoded by the exons ATGTCGCCGCAGCCTGGCCGCGACCTGTCTCTCTGCTGGGAGCAACACCGCAAACTGCTGCCAGGAGTCGCCAGAGTCCACGCCGAGTCTGTCCAACACTGGAGCGTCCAACAG gTGTCAGATTTCGTTCAGTCCCTCCCCGGTTGTGAAAAACAGGCGAAACAGTTCAGAGATGAG CAAATTGATGGGCGGGCCTTCCTCCTGCTCACTCAACGTGACATTGTGAGGATCATGTCAATCAAACTTGGTCCCGCGCTCAAGATTTACAACTCAATCCTCATGTTCAAACACATCACAAGCCaatcacacactgaggacatgTCCCaatcacacactgaggacatgaGCCaatcacacactgaggacatgaGCCaatcacacactgaggacatgaGCCaatcacacactgaggacatgaGCCaatcacacactgaggacatgaGCCaatcacacactgaggacacccTCAGGTAA
- the LOC109647908 gene encoding uncharacterized protein isoform X4: MRSELSVLPGGGAVSGGSSTREEPQKKKMKNKVSSTQGLQTTWLSAERQQSPVCRRRYTSLSSCLPCRRSLAATCLSAGSNTANCCQESPESTPSLSNTGASNRCQISFSPSPVVKNRRNSSEMSKLMGGPSSCSLNVTL, encoded by the exons ATGCGCAGTGAGCTGTCAGTGCTTCCGGGTGGTGGAGCGGTCAGCGGTGGATCCTCGACACG AGAagaaccacagaagaagaagatgaagaataAAGTTAGCAGTACTCAAG GACTGCAGACAACCTGGCTCTCTGCTGAGAGG cagcagagtccgGTCTGCAGGCGGCGCTACACcagtctgtcttcctgtctgccATGTCGCCGCAGCCTGGCCGCGACCTGTCTCTCTGCTGGGAGCAACACCGCAAACTGCTGCCAGGAGTCGCCAGAGTCCACGCCGAGTCTGTCCAACACTGGAGCGTCCAACAG gTGTCAGATTTCGTTCAGTCCCTCCCCGGTTGTGAAAAACAGGCGAAACAGTTCAGAGATGAG CAAATTGATGGGCGGGCCTTCCTCCTGCTCACTCAACGTGACATTGTGA
- the LOC109647908 gene encoding uncharacterized protein isoform X5 translates to MRSELSVLPGGGAVSGGSSTREEPQKKKMKNKVSSTQGLQTTWLSAERQSPVCRRRYTSLSSCLPCRRSLAATCLSAGSNTANCCQESPESTPSLSNTGASNRCQISFSPSPVVKNRRNSSEMSKLMGGPSSCSLNVTL, encoded by the exons ATGCGCAGTGAGCTGTCAGTGCTTCCGGGTGGTGGAGCGGTCAGCGGTGGATCCTCGACACG AGAagaaccacagaagaagaagatgaagaataAAGTTAGCAGTACTCAAG GACTGCAGACAACCTGGCTCTCTGCTGAGAGG cagagtccgGTCTGCAGGCGGCGCTACACcagtctgtcttcctgtctgccATGTCGCCGCAGCCTGGCCGCGACCTGTCTCTCTGCTGGGAGCAACACCGCAAACTGCTGCCAGGAGTCGCCAGAGTCCACGCCGAGTCTGTCCAACACTGGAGCGTCCAACAG gTGTCAGATTTCGTTCAGTCCCTCCCCGGTTGTGAAAAACAGGCGAAACAGTTCAGAGATGAG CAAATTGATGGGCGGGCCTTCCTCCTGCTCACTCAACGTGACATTGTGA